A single region of the Mercenaria mercenaria strain notata chromosome 6, MADL_Memer_1, whole genome shotgun sequence genome encodes:
- the LOC123550723 gene encoding DNA ligase 1-like, translating into KKKEAEEKQINGEKNKKERENQKSKNEENERKEKDEKERQKNEEEIRKEGEKRDKNEKESRKKEENQKEGGNKNKNEKDKESRKKDEKLKECENKDKNEKDKESKKKKEK; encoded by the coding sequence AAAAAGAAGGAAGCAGAGGAGAAACAAATAAATGGCgagaaaaataaaaaggaaagagaAAATCAGAAATCAAAGAATGAGGAAAATGAAAGGAAGGAAAAAGATGAGAAAGAGAGACAGAAAAATGAGGAAGAAATTAGGAAAGAAGGAGAGAAAAGGGACAAAAATGAGAAAGAAAGCAGGAAAAAGGAGGAAAACCAAAAAGAGGGGGGGAACAAGAATAAGAATGAGAAAGACAAAGAAAGTAGGAAAAAGGACGAAAAACTAAAAGAGTGTGAAAACAAGGATAAGAATGAGAAAGACaaagaaagtaagaaaaagaaggaaaaatag